The Akkermansia sp. N21116 genome includes a region encoding these proteins:
- a CDS encoding PA14 domain-containing protein: MSLHIDMTNEAAHAMHIQKIRNMVAAISTAVLSTILGGLLLYTVAIVIRQQDPPSLEAITVNNEQLPPTPAPVIAERAVIRPASAAANPPSIISSTAYSPEITIPYNEIQNTDVHDFNESLPLSAEDMGDGVGVNTNWQQTREFGSDVPGGSTLTGTFYDFKQTAAGSPTNITPDQAALLMKDFITSGWHESKFAKYYKSPTKLYNSHIFITRRAATEAPKAFKCEGKVKDSRWCAIYRGKVAAPKSGTFRFVGAGDDAIVVRFDGKNVFDYGWYQLTVTKGGATAGGEYYKYMTGQSKNDVIKKELRKAGIYKNFPVPMYKYTGMNHWNNALGGLATGAEFTVEANKVYPIEILVSEIPGGEMGAILLIEEIGAKKGQAIRQSHPPLVPHQLRFAGTSQRRSAAFRSGRHHLESSQIIISQPNPICANNTSNTKNSVSGINCYPVVTFQMSGYMR, translated from the coding sequence ATGAGTTTACATATCGATATGACAAACGAAGCTGCCCATGCCATGCATATCCAAAAAATACGCAACATGGTTGCCGCAATTTCCACAGCAGTCCTCTCCACCATTCTGGGAGGACTCCTGCTTTACACAGTTGCCATCGTCATCAGGCAGCAGGACCCACCCAGTCTGGAAGCCATAACCGTCAACAATGAGCAACTCCCCCCTACTCCGGCTCCCGTAATCGCAGAACGGGCCGTCATCCGGCCCGCATCGGCCGCCGCCAATCCTCCCTCCATCATTTCATCCACCGCCTATTCTCCTGAAATAACTATTCCGTACAACGAGATCCAGAATACAGATGTCCATGATTTCAATGAATCCCTGCCCTTGTCCGCTGAAGACATGGGAGACGGCGTCGGAGTCAATACCAACTGGCAGCAAACCAGAGAATTCGGTTCCGACGTACCCGGTGGCAGCACATTGACCGGTACTTTCTACGACTTTAAACAAACCGCTGCCGGTTCCCCTACCAACATCACGCCCGACCAGGCTGCCCTTCTCATGAAGGACTTTATCACCAGCGGATGGCACGAAAGCAAGTTCGCCAAATACTACAAATCTCCGACCAAACTGTACAATTCCCACATCTTCATCACACGGCGTGCGGCAACGGAAGCCCCCAAAGCCTTCAAGTGCGAAGGCAAGGTCAAGGACAGCCGCTGGTGCGCCATTTACAGGGGCAAAGTCGCCGCTCCCAAATCGGGAACGTTCCGCTTCGTCGGCGCCGGTGACGATGCCATCGTCGTACGATTCGACGGCAAGAACGTCTTCGACTACGGGTGGTACCAGCTCACCGTTACCAAAGGCGGCGCCACTGCCGGAGGCGAATATTACAAGTACATGACCGGCCAGTCCAAGAACGACGTCATCAAAAAGGAATTACGGAAAGCCGGCATTTACAAAAACTTCCCCGTTCCCATGTACAAGTACACCGGCATGAACCACTGGAACAACGCTTTGGGCGGTCTCGCCACCGGGGCGGAATTCACCGTGGAAGCCAACAAGGTGTACCCCATCGAAATCCTCGTCTCGGAAATCCCCGGCGGAGAAATGGGAGCCATTCTCCTGATCGAAGAAATCGGAGCCAAAAAAGGACAAGCAATTCGGCAGTCCCATCCTCCCCTTGTTCCGCACCAATTACGCTTTGCCGGAACCAGCCAAAGGCGAAGCGCCGCCTTTCGATCCGGTCGGCATCATCTGGAAAGCAGTCAAATCATAATATCTCAACCGAATCCCATCTGCGCAAATAATACATCCAATACGAAAAATTCAGTCTCCGGTATCAATTGTTACCCTGTTGTTACTTTTCAAATGTCCGGATATATGCGATAA
- a CDS encoding PA14 domain-containing protein has protein sequence MSLHISMTDDADKALRTQKTRNMLTALLTAVLSTVLGGLLLYAVAIVVSSPEQPEVVAYVASNEEGPPNDNPVTPERVTTRPSASVQNHASIITSNAVSDVAIATVDIDTPDVADLGQSLELGVDFGAGVGDDLGTEGGNFGSDKPGGSMLTGTFYDFKQTAAGSPTNITPDQAALLMKDFITGGWHESKFAKYYKSPAKLYNPHIFITRRAATEAPKAFKCEGKVKDSRWCAIYRGKVAAPKSGTFRFVGAGDDAIVVRFDGKNVFDYGWYQLTVTKGGATAGGEYYKYMTGQSKNDVIKKELRKAGIYKNFPVPMYKYTGMNHWNNALGGLATGAEFTVEANKVYPIEILVSEIPGGEMGAILLIEEIGAKDVKKDKQFGSPILPLFRTNYALPEPAKGEAPPFDPVGLVWPVVK, from the coding sequence ATGAGTCTACACATCAGCATGACGGACGACGCGGACAAGGCGCTACGCACCCAAAAGACGCGGAACATGCTTACCGCTCTTCTGACGGCAGTGCTTTCCACCGTGCTAGGCGGTCTTCTGCTTTACGCAGTTGCCATCGTCGTCTCTTCTCCGGAACAGCCCGAAGTCGTCGCCTATGTCGCCTCTAACGAGGAAGGCCCCCCCAACGACAATCCGGTTACGCCCGAACGCGTTACAACACGCCCCTCGGCCTCCGTACAAAACCATGCCAGTATCATTACATCCAATGCCGTCAGCGATGTAGCCATCGCCACGGTGGATATTGATACGCCCGATGTGGCCGATCTCGGTCAAAGCCTTGAACTGGGTGTCGATTTTGGAGCCGGTGTCGGTGACGATCTCGGTACGGAAGGCGGTAACTTCGGTAGCGACAAACCCGGAGGCAGCATGTTGACCGGTACTTTCTACGACTTCAAACAAACCGCTGCCGGTTCCCCTACCAACATCACGCCCGACCAGGCTGCCCTTCTCATGAAGGACTTCATCACTGGCGGATGGCACGAAAGCAAGTTCGCCAAATACTACAAATCTCCGGCTAAACTGTACAATCCCCACATCTTCATCACACGGCGTGCGGCAACGGAAGCCCCCAAAGCCTTCAAATGCGAAGGCAAGGTCAAGGACAGCCGCTGGTGCGCCATTTACAGGGGCAAAGTCGCCGCTCCCAAATCGGGAACGTTCCGCTTCGTCGGCGCCGGTGACGATGCCATCGTCGTACGATTCGACGGCAAGAACGTCTTCGACTACGGGTGGTACCAGCTCACCGTTACCAAAGGCGGCGCCACTGCCGGAGGCGAATATTACAAGTACATGACCGGCCAGTCCAAGAACGACGTCATCAAAAAGGAATTACGGAAAGCCGGCATTTACAAAAACTTCCCCGTTCCCATGTACAAGTACACCGGCATGAACCACTGGAACAACGCTTTGGGCGGCCTCGCCACCGGGGCGGAATTCACCGTGGAAGCTAACAAGGTGTACCCCATCGAGATCCTCGTCTCGGAAATCCCCGGCGGGGAAATGGGAGCCATTCTCCTGATCGAAGAAATCGGAGCCAAGGACGTCAAAAAGGACAAGCAATTCGGCAGTCCCATCCTCCCCTTGTTCCGTACCAATTACGCTTTGCCGGAACCAGCCAAAGGCGAAGCGCCTCCCTTCGACCCGGTCGGCCTCGTTTGGCCGGTGGTCAAATAA
- the rpsA gene encoding 30S ribosomal protein S1 yields MSNTELLDLIDSKFHELREGSIVNGTIIDIRPQVVLVDIGYKSEGAISISEFEDEEIEVGDEIEVLLERLENDEGIVVLSKEKAAHKQNWEKIVAVYREGGLVKGKVKSVVKGGLMVNVGVEAFLPGSQVDIIPPKDLNEYVGKVYEFKIVKVNDERKNIVLSRREVIEAERAEQRQRFLETVNIGDKVEGIVKNITDFGAFVDLRGMDGLLHITDMSWGRVNHPSEMLHIGQSLEVIILEVDRDKERVSLGLKQMSENPWADIERKFPIGSQVSGRVTKLLPYGAFVELEKGVEGLVHVSELSWVKRITRPSDVLKLDQEIEAVVLSISQKEQKISLGVRQLEANPWDDIEKRFPIGTVIKGQVRNLTPYGAFVGLEEGIDGMIHVSDMSWTRKINHPSEVLKKGDEVEAVVLEIKKDEQRVSLGIKQLESDPWESINDRFKVGDMVTGQVAKIASFGAFVNLDGDIDGLIHISQLSEEHVERVKDVIKVGDEIKARVIKVDSIERRIGLSIKAVDYDAEQLRRETASFEALRPSSDMVGLEQAFNLAALQQNGEEWSPSEEK; encoded by the coding sequence ATGAGCAACACTGAATTGTTGGACTTGATTGACAGCAAGTTCCACGAACTCCGCGAAGGTTCCATCGTGAACGGAACCATCATTGATATTCGCCCCCAAGTCGTCCTCGTGGACATCGGCTACAAGTCCGAAGGCGCTATTTCCATCTCCGAATTCGAAGACGAAGAAATCGAAGTGGGTGACGAAATCGAAGTCCTCCTTGAGCGCCTCGAAAACGACGAAGGTATCGTCGTCCTTTCCAAGGAAAAAGCAGCCCACAAGCAGAATTGGGAAAAAATCGTTGCCGTGTACCGCGAGGGCGGTCTGGTCAAGGGCAAGGTCAAGAGCGTCGTCAAGGGCGGCCTCATGGTCAATGTCGGCGTAGAAGCCTTCCTTCCCGGTTCTCAGGTGGATATCATCCCCCCGAAGGATCTCAACGAATACGTTGGCAAAGTTTACGAATTCAAGATCGTCAAGGTGAACGACGAACGCAAGAATATCGTTCTTTCCCGCCGCGAAGTCATTGAAGCCGAACGCGCCGAACAGCGCCAGCGCTTCCTTGAAACCGTCAACATCGGCGACAAGGTCGAAGGTATCGTCAAGAACATCACGGACTTCGGCGCATTCGTCGATCTCCGCGGCATGGACGGCCTGCTCCACATTACCGATATGAGCTGGGGCCGCGTCAATCACCCGAGCGAAATGCTCCATATTGGCCAGTCTCTCGAAGTCATCATCCTCGAAGTCGACCGCGACAAGGAACGCGTTTCCCTCGGTCTCAAGCAGATGTCCGAAAACCCCTGGGCCGATATCGAACGCAAGTTCCCGATCGGTTCCCAAGTGAGCGGCCGTGTGACCAAACTTCTTCCTTACGGCGCATTTGTCGAACTGGAAAAGGGAGTGGAAGGCCTTGTGCACGTTTCCGAACTTTCCTGGGTGAAGCGTATTACGCGTCCGAGCGACGTGTTGAAGCTCGATCAGGAAATCGAAGCCGTCGTGCTCTCGATCTCCCAGAAGGAACAGAAGATCTCCCTCGGCGTGCGTCAGCTCGAAGCCAATCCGTGGGACGATATCGAAAAGCGTTTCCCGATCGGTACGGTTATCAAGGGCCAGGTGCGCAACCTGACTCCTTATGGTGCTTTCGTCGGCCTGGAAGAAGGCATCGACGGCATGATCCACGTTTCCGACATGAGCTGGACCCGCAAGATCAACCACCCCTCCGAAGTCCTCAAGAAGGGCGACGAAGTGGAAGCCGTTGTTCTCGAAATCAAGAAGGACGAACAGCGTGTCTCTCTCGGTATCAAGCAGCTTGAAAGTGATCCGTGGGAATCCATCAATGACCGCTTCAAGGTTGGCGACATGGTGACCGGTCAGGTTGCCAAGATTGCCAGCTTCGGTGCGTTCGTGAACCTCGACGGCGACATCGACGGTCTGATCCACATCTCCCAGCTCAGCGAAGAACATGTGGAACGCGTCAAGGACGTCATCAAGGTTGGCGACGAAATCAAGGCCCGTGTGATCAAGGTGGACAGCATCGAACGCCGTATCGGCCTTTCCATCAAGGCTGTGGATTACGACGCCGAACAGCTCCGCCGCGAAACCGCTTCCTTCGAAGCTCTCCGCCCGAGCAGCGACATGGTCGGCCTCGAACAGGCCTTCAATCTTGCCGCCCTCCAGCAGAACGGCGAAGAATGGAGCCCCTCCGAAGAGAAGTAA
- the nadA gene encoding quinolinate synthase NadA, with amino-acid sequence MVDFDLKAEILRLKQERNAVILAHSYQRPEIQDIADFVGDSLALAYKAQEADCDVIAFCGVHFMAETAKILNPGKTVILPDLDAGCSLEASCPAEDLESFLKEHADKNYYVVAYVNCSIGVKALADVIVTSGNAAHVVSQAPKDRPILFVPDQNLGSWVMEQLNRPMDLWNGACHVHMEFTARQIQELKAAYPDAALVCHPECTEAVRLLADHICSTEKMIPYCRESTHKQFIIVTEAGILHRLRKMVPDKEFISTATPRCSCSECSYMKLNTLEKLRDALANLTPVIDLPEDLRQRAEAPLLRMLELSR; translated from the coding sequence ATGGTCGATTTCGATTTGAAAGCCGAGATTCTGCGACTGAAACAGGAACGCAACGCCGTCATTCTCGCCCACAGCTACCAGCGTCCGGAAATTCAAGACATTGCCGATTTCGTGGGAGATTCCCTGGCTCTTGCTTACAAGGCACAGGAAGCCGATTGCGACGTCATTGCCTTCTGCGGCGTCCACTTCATGGCTGAAACCGCCAAAATCCTGAATCCCGGGAAAACGGTCATCCTGCCCGACCTGGATGCCGGTTGTTCCCTGGAAGCCTCTTGCCCGGCGGAAGACCTCGAGTCCTTCCTCAAGGAACATGCCGACAAAAATTACTACGTCGTCGCATACGTCAATTGCTCCATCGGGGTCAAAGCTCTGGCGGACGTCATCGTCACGTCGGGCAATGCGGCTCACGTCGTTTCCCAAGCTCCGAAAGATCGTCCCATTCTCTTTGTCCCCGACCAAAACCTCGGTTCCTGGGTTATGGAACAACTCAATCGCCCGATGGACCTGTGGAACGGAGCCTGCCACGTCCACATGGAATTCACCGCACGCCAGATTCAGGAACTGAAAGCGGCCTACCCGGATGCCGCCCTCGTCTGCCATCCGGAATGCACGGAAGCCGTACGCCTTCTTGCCGACCATATCTGCTCGACGGAAAAAATGATTCCCTACTGCCGGGAAAGCACGCACAAACAGTTTATCATCGTCACCGAGGCCGGCATCCTGCACCGCCTCCGCAAGATGGTACCGGACAAGGAATTCATCAGTACGGCCACACCCCGGTGCTCCTGCAGCGAATGCTCCTACATGAAACTCAACACGCTGGAAAAGCTCCGGGACGCTCTCGCCAACCTCACCCCCGTCATCGACCTGCCGGAAGACCTCCGTCAACGCGCCGAGGCCCCCTTGCTCCGCATGCTGGAACTCTCCCGGTAA
- a CDS encoding SAM-dependent methyltransferase gives MIRLSDHIASAGGWMPIDAFMELALYHPGEGYYSASIQNIGIRGDFSTTATLSPILAKALVDKWRQACETTGKKLPFLEIGAGNAALAMAVMNELGFWKRLSVHYHIVESSPNLRDFQYLALGNRATIHNNMEKALKACKGRAFIFSNELVDAFPARVFEQTEEGWMEVGLTVKNGAIAEELRPITKPPRVSILEYSCTRLGQRIEIHDSYAHWFTSWLPQWKSGVMTTIDYGDDFRQLYARRPHGTLRAYYNHRMFTGMDVYAHPGKMDVTCDVNFSALKDLCAQCIGDQVDYLTQRDYLLPYASGSLQDRFLTAEAGAGAEFKVLIQTRN, from the coding sequence ATGATCAGGTTATCCGACCACATTGCCTCCGCCGGAGGATGGATGCCTATCGACGCATTCATGGAGCTTGCCCTTTACCATCCGGGGGAAGGATATTACAGCGCTTCCATCCAGAATATCGGTATCCGCGGAGACTTTTCCACGACAGCCACACTCTCTCCCATCCTGGCCAAGGCTCTCGTCGACAAATGGCGGCAGGCCTGTGAAACGACAGGGAAAAAACTTCCCTTTCTCGAAATAGGAGCCGGCAATGCCGCCCTCGCCATGGCCGTCATGAACGAACTCGGCTTCTGGAAACGCCTCTCCGTCCATTATCATATCGTGGAGTCTTCCCCAAACCTGAGGGACTTCCAATACCTCGCCCTCGGCAACCGCGCCACCATCCACAATAATATGGAGAAAGCCCTCAAAGCCTGTAAAGGACGCGCCTTCATCTTCTCTAACGAATTGGTGGATGCCTTCCCCGCACGGGTTTTCGAACAAACAGAAGAGGGATGGATGGAAGTCGGACTTACCGTCAAAAACGGAGCTATAGCGGAAGAACTGCGCCCCATTACCAAGCCCCCCCGGGTTTCCATTCTGGAATACTCCTGCACACGACTCGGCCAGAGGATCGAAATACACGATTCCTACGCCCATTGGTTCACCAGCTGGCTTCCCCAGTGGAAATCAGGAGTCATGACCACGATCGACTACGGAGACGACTTCCGGCAGCTTTACGCCCGCAGGCCTCACGGCACATTACGCGCCTATTACAACCACCGGATGTTCACCGGCATGGATGTCTACGCTCACCCGGGAAAAATGGACGTCACCTGCGACGTCAACTTCTCCGCGCTAAAAGACCTCTGCGCCCAATGCATCGGAGATCAAGTCGACTACCTCACCCAGCGGGATTACCTTCTGCCCTATGCCTCCGGCTCCCTTCAGGACCGCTTCCTTACCGCCGAAGCAGGAGCAGGAGCCGAATTCAAAGTCCTCATTCAAACAAGAAACTAG
- a CDS encoding phosphoethanolamine transferase produces the protein MPKKSIIMGKIKILNYFSLVWKQLERWIAINKLPLSIALLVSLLYVVLFDVGVREFSGMALVWKILYTTVQIFLFTLLLSRLKYVGGIIFALANIIVIVLQYAKIVFSLDLSPAIVNATFQTTWNEVLPLINIYIVLAILACLSLSFLYINWLNRKLIVAHNWWCLGGWLGLYVFYLLLPGMFAYKQPWVLCNTMTREILENPFLREHAEREYSWLWKKNVREHFLSPAFKYNRILSYTRDYFKNIDTQDPAVLASHAEREDEPMVFVLVIGESLRADHFSLFGYDRETNPLLSKIPNLYGFPRFYSFQTGTSSSIYGILTNADIEHPHATMKSFASVLKKHKFKCSLITSNYGVMTFFTAAHIQPSFTTFADSVTDCEYGNTPALKALSQAVNSSPRQLVVLQNGMGHFPYYCDERYKKYRPCDFNGDPPFQKKETMERMLNAYDNCVIGIDDFLARSIAILKDKRAVLLFVSDHGESFGENGRWSHCGPLTCREQRHIAACIWFSDKYRATNARQVENILSHRNQPLSHDHIYHTVISICDIQSQVQNPKLDLTNPEIETAKEP, from the coding sequence ATGCCTAAAAAATCAATCATTATGGGGAAAATTAAAATTTTAAACTATTTTTCTTTGGTGTGGAAACAGTTGGAACGATGGATTGCAATAAACAAATTACCGCTTTCAATTGCTTTGCTTGTTTCTTTATTGTACGTCGTTTTATTTGATGTCGGCGTACGTGAATTCTCAGGAATGGCTCTTGTTTGGAAAATACTTTATACGACGGTTCAGATTTTCCTTTTTACCTTACTTTTATCGCGCTTGAAGTATGTTGGCGGAATTATTTTTGCGTTAGCCAATATTATAGTAATTGTTTTACAATATGCCAAGATTGTTTTTTCCCTTGATTTGTCTCCGGCAATTGTCAATGCGACATTCCAAACGACTTGGAATGAGGTGCTTCCGTTAATTAATATCTATATTGTTCTGGCAATATTGGCTTGTTTGTCGTTAAGCTTTTTATACATTAACTGGTTGAACCGCAAGCTCATCGTCGCCCATAACTGGTGGTGTTTGGGAGGGTGGCTGGGTTTGTATGTATTTTACCTGCTTCTTCCCGGCATGTTTGCCTACAAGCAACCATGGGTTCTATGCAATACGATGACGCGCGAAATTTTGGAGAATCCGTTTTTAAGGGAACATGCAGAACGTGAATATTCCTGGTTATGGAAGAAGAATGTTAGAGAGCACTTCCTGAGTCCCGCTTTTAAATACAACAGAATTTTGTCGTATACTCGCGATTATTTCAAGAATATCGATACGCAAGATCCGGCTGTTTTAGCATCTCATGCCGAACGGGAAGACGAACCTATGGTTTTTGTGCTTGTCATCGGGGAATCTTTACGCGCAGATCATTTTTCTCTTTTTGGATACGACAGGGAGACCAACCCTTTACTTTCCAAAATTCCCAATCTTTATGGATTCCCTCGTTTCTATTCTTTTCAGACGGGAACCTCGTCGTCAATTTATGGTATTTTGACAAATGCCGATATAGAACATCCACATGCAACAATGAAATCATTCGCATCGGTGTTAAAGAAGCACAAGTTCAAATGCTCTTTGATTACGTCAAATTATGGGGTCATGACCTTTTTTACAGCGGCCCATATCCAGCCTTCGTTTACGACTTTTGCTGATTCTGTTACGGATTGCGAATACGGCAACACGCCTGCACTGAAAGCATTGTCGCAGGCGGTCAACAGTAGCCCCCGGCAGCTTGTCGTACTACAAAACGGGATGGGACATTTCCCGTATTATTGTGATGAACGGTACAAGAAATACCGGCCATGTGATTTTAACGGCGATCCGCCGTTTCAAAAGAAAGAAACGATGGAACGAATGTTGAATGCCTACGATAATTGTGTGATCGGGATTGACGATTTTCTGGCTCGATCCATCGCGATTCTCAAGGATAAAAGAGCTGTTTTGTTATTCGTATCTGACCATGGGGAGTCGTTCGGGGAAAATGGAAGATGGTCTCATTGCGGGCCTCTGACGTGCAGAGAACAGAGACATATTGCAGCTTGTATTTGGTTTTCAGATAAATACAGGGCAACCAACGCCAGGCAGGTAGAGAACATTTTGTCTCACAGGAATCAACCTTTGTCACACGATCACATTTACCACACAGTTATTTCCATATGTGATATTCAGTCACAGGTTCAAAATCCCAAGCTGGATTTAACGAATCCTGAGATTGAAACAGCCAAGGAACCGTAA
- a CDS encoding glycosyltransferase family 25 protein: MQSSALTKVLHLAINLEQSVARRQHVEEQARKVGIPLQIVPAVHGKDLSPDNLPEYDVKRRLKEFPAGMTLNELGCIQSHLKALRLFVESEYDYCVVNEDDVSFHPDFVELLDEILEHTSGWDCIKLWTAPPHYHVLPSQAGRKCELTFPKKFPWESTSILYTKAGAQKMLDAFRRYWLPFDGFLAYACFHGDFVATGVQPDLAWPDEHFAPISEINQDNNRSQNDRKKRTLLQYIFHRFCIMGTSMGKTRMQKRMKASIKFQ; encoded by the coding sequence ATGCAATCATCTGCCCTTACCAAGGTTTTGCACCTGGCAATCAACCTGGAGCAATCCGTTGCCAGACGCCAGCACGTGGAAGAGCAAGCCCGAAAAGTGGGAATCCCTCTTCAAATCGTTCCCGCCGTCCATGGGAAAGACCTGTCCCCGGACAATTTGCCGGAGTATGATGTGAAAAGAAGGCTGAAGGAATTCCCCGCAGGGATGACCCTTAACGAACTCGGCTGCATTCAAAGCCATCTCAAGGCGCTGCGCCTATTTGTTGAATCGGAGTACGATTACTGCGTTGTCAACGAAGACGATGTTTCATTCCATCCCGACTTTGTTGAATTGCTGGATGAAATCCTTGAGCACACATCAGGATGGGATTGCATCAAACTCTGGACAGCTCCTCCGCATTACCATGTTCTTCCTTCCCAGGCAGGTCGCAAATGCGAATTGACTTTTCCTAAGAAATTCCCTTGGGAATCAACGAGTATTCTATACACAAAAGCCGGAGCTCAAAAAATGCTGGATGCCTTCCGCCGATACTGGCTTCCTTTCGATGGATTCCTGGCTTACGCGTGTTTCCACGGGGACTTCGTGGCTACCGGCGTCCAGCCCGATCTTGCCTGGCCCGATGAACATTTTGCTCCGATCAGCGAAATCAATCAGGACAACAACCGATCCCAAAACGACAGAAAAAAGCGTACCCTCCTGCAGTACATTTTCCACCGCTTCTGCATCATGGGGACATCCATGGGCAAGACGCGTATGCAAAAACGCATGAAAGCCTCTATCAAATTCCAGTAA